The genomic region CCCATGGATTGGCGGCAAAAGTAAACTCGCTAAGTGGATAATCTCCCACTTTCCAGCAAACTACCAGAAGATGACGTATGTAGAACCGTTTGGAGGAGCAGGTTGGGTTTTATTCAGAAAAGAACCCTCTCTTGTGGAGATCTACAATGACAACGATGAACTGCTCGTTAACCTTTTCGTCGTCCTGAGGGACCACTTTCAGGAATTCAAAAGGAGAGCCAAAAGAACCCTTCACTCAAGACGCCAGTTCCAGATGGCAGTAGAACAACTCAAAACAGGCTATTTCCGAGACAACATAGACAAAGCCCTACTTTACGCTATTACCGTAGTTCAGTCATTTTCAGGAACAAGGAACAGCTGGGGATACTACATTTCTGCTAACACCAGAAAAACAAGTAGCACCCGTTGGCTTCCATTTCTAAGAAGACTTAACCAGGTAAGGGAAAGACTCTCCATAGTTCAGATAGAATGCCTTGACTTCCGAAAGGTCATAGAGAAATACGACACTTCCAACACGCTCTTCTACCTTGACCCGCCATACGTCCAAAAGGAGCATTACTACCGGACTGGATTCACGGAAAAAGACCACAGAGACCTTGCAGATATCTTGAAAAACATTAAGGGAAAGTTTGTTCTTTCTTACTATCCTTGCGACCTTGTAGAAGAGTTATACAAGGACTTTAACTGGCACACAAAAGAGGTTTCCAAGTCAAGTTATGGAATTACTGAATTCTCAAAGGTGAGGAGCCGCCCACGAGGGACGGAGCTCCTCATAAAGAACTTTTAGCCCACTGTCCCCCGCAAGGGGGGACTCCTTTATTCTAAACGAAAACTCCAAATATATCCATATTTATGGAAATACAAATATCCAAGTTCTTCGCCTACAATAACTCGTATGGAAAAGTGGGAAGCCCTAAGTTTGCTAAGGAACAAAGAGAAGGATACCCACATCCTTGTAAACCCAACTTTGTGGAAACTATTTCAGTTAGCCTGCGAGGAAGAAAAGGTAAGACCTAACCACAAAGTGTCAGAACTGATTCTGAAGTATTTAGAGGAGAAGGGCATACTTGAAAAGTATCTCAAGGGAGAAATCAAATTAGAAGATAAAAATCAATCTAAAGGTTCCACATAACCATGCTTTTCCAGCAGGTTTCCAACTGCTATCTCGTCTATCAAATTGCTCCGTGCTAACCACTCAGAATAGCGTAAGTTCCGCAAAATGGTTCTATCTTGCCGGGATAGACCATCGTAAAGCTCCTCTTTATTCCATATTTCCCGAAGGTCTATAAACTCTTCCTTCATAAAAACCCCTCATCCCAGAAGATTTCACTTCATATTCCAGCTTTATATCAACAAAACTCCCGTCTTCTCCTACCTGAGCTAACTTGACATCTGTTACACGAATAGAAGGAACATTCCTGTTAACATCTTTATGAATAGTCCCCACAAGCAGAGGAGCTATCGTTATTCC from Desulfurobacteriaceae bacterium harbors:
- a CDS encoding DNA adenine methylase, with product MLPWIGGKSKLAKWIISHFPANYQKMTYVEPFGGAGWVLFRKEPSLVEIYNDNDELLVNLFVVLRDHFQEFKRRAKRTLHSRRQFQMAVEQLKTGYFRDNIDKALLYAITVVQSFSGTRNSWGYYISANTRKTSSTRWLPFLRRLNQVRERLSIVQIECLDFRKVIEKYDTSNTLFYLDPPYVQKEHYYRTGFTEKDHRDLADILKNIKGKFVLSYYPCDLVEELYKDFNWHTKEVSKSSYGITEFSKVRSRPRGTELLIKNF
- a CDS encoding GPW/gp25 family protein; the encoded protein is MGEKLFGVEFSEVLEDINQQIEMVLLTRKGEKVLDPQYGCGIWDYLDEGITIAPLLVGTIHKDVNRNVPSIRVTDVKLAQVGEDGSFVDIKLEYEVKSSGMRGFYEGRVYRPSGNME